One Paenibacillus sp. FSL W8-0186 genomic window carries:
- a CDS encoding contractile injection system protein, VgrG/Pvc8 family — protein MQAESTQAAAGYGQVRLVWPYRIQQISELRLERNVGEHARLWLTGIVPEEDKDRYIQEARSQDPIALEETDEQGKTKRTLFQGILDTIAVRVVRGIYYVELTAVSCSALMDVQARTRSYQNREMKCSELVESVLAAYPGSDFIDNAMSHQRIGQFTLQYKETDWQFLKRVASRFGAVVIAESAAASPKLWMGLPLGRLHPLPEDTPYTIQRDLSALEEARGDGAADLHPYDFTRYAVDLVNWYPLGDILAFAGQELVIFSAVTRFTGGELRHQYILSPERGIRQNKILNTPLAGASLEGKIIDVQKDQVRVHMDVDGKQAKEEASWLPYSSIYTAEGNSGFYCMPQQGDSVQVYFPSPREEEAIAMSSIRRGGQLSPKMEDPSVKYWGTNYGKEMKFGGSELTLTATEGSLFISLEDEAGVLIQSDSGIIMASKKDLELASEKEIKIEAETAIYLVCGDSSIVMDGDTDIQGTEIVLEGLQKCPVYVEDLEPEPEAPFVSEVEPPEKKKSFWEKALDVVQVGLDVAGLIPGLGEIADLVNAGIYLARGDYANAALSAAAAIPFAGWAATGAKFVKRGVEAFKTGQKLMKGVDRAVDAFQAVKKTASMAPNAMRQDLGKVWTSARKLGNNLGLGEQLGKIKNAMQRLSVSHPRLAHAVSTSASVSQHVAMQYTRSLAIEAAMEAGGRIEFIGDFIEQIGGDKMRAALTWVSIATNKGRGKGTTGLNRNLGFTSGGNGGFGKRGGSNGGTNNLIDERAKKAGLDLTPKSSPYTQLGSKTKKKLEDKVNNRTITKEEWKRLEWNKRLASRRDAGVKEFWQQEKRRIKMGEATTRNWSQEQREAILSNKVPTFGGKPITGHHAYSVSKYPHLANRGEIIYPATVREHFTRWHGNSYRRSLPGKPYNPSFPEEF, from the coding sequence GTGCAAGCAGAGTCGACACAGGCAGCAGCAGGATATGGCCAAGTGCGGCTCGTGTGGCCTTACCGCATACAACAAATTAGCGAGCTGCGACTAGAGCGGAACGTAGGTGAGCACGCCAGGCTGTGGTTAACCGGGATTGTGCCGGAGGAAGACAAGGATCGTTATATTCAAGAGGCTAGAAGTCAGGACCCGATCGCGTTGGAAGAAACGGACGAGCAGGGAAAGACCAAGCGTACTCTGTTCCAGGGGATTCTGGACACGATCGCGGTTCGCGTTGTGCGGGGCATATACTATGTCGAGTTGACGGCTGTTTCCTGCTCAGCCCTGATGGATGTTCAAGCCAGAACCCGTTCTTACCAAAATCGGGAGATGAAATGCAGCGAATTAGTAGAGTCGGTCCTAGCGGCTTACCCTGGATCGGATTTTATCGATAACGCCATGAGCCATCAGCGTATCGGCCAGTTTACACTGCAGTATAAAGAGACCGACTGGCAATTTCTGAAGAGGGTAGCTTCGCGGTTTGGGGCTGTCGTCATTGCGGAATCTGCGGCAGCGTCTCCGAAGCTGTGGATGGGGCTCCCTCTGGGCCGGCTTCATCCGCTGCCGGAAGATACCCCTTATACAATTCAGCGTGATTTAAGTGCTCTGGAGGAGGCGCGTGGTGACGGAGCTGCGGATTTGCATCCATATGATTTTACCCGCTATGCGGTAGACCTGGTGAACTGGTATCCGCTAGGCGATATCCTGGCATTCGCGGGACAGGAGCTGGTCATCTTCTCTGCGGTCACGCGATTTACAGGAGGAGAGCTGCGGCATCAATACATACTTAGCCCGGAGAGAGGCATCCGGCAGAACAAAATTCTCAATACGCCGCTGGCGGGAGCCTCGCTGGAAGGGAAAATCATCGATGTCCAGAAGGACCAGGTACGCGTCCATATGGATGTGGACGGGAAGCAGGCGAAGGAGGAAGCAAGCTGGCTGCCCTATTCTTCGATTTATACCGCCGAGGGCAATAGCGGTTTCTACTGCATGCCGCAGCAGGGAGATTCGGTGCAGGTGTATTTTCCAAGCCCGCGGGAGGAAGAAGCGATCGCGATGAGCTCGATCCGCCGAGGGGGCCAGCTTTCGCCGAAGATGGAAGACCCCAGCGTCAAGTATTGGGGAACCAATTACGGCAAAGAAATGAAGTTCGGAGGCAGCGAGCTAACGCTAACCGCCACGGAAGGAAGCCTGTTTATCTCCTTGGAGGACGAAGCGGGCGTGCTGATTCAGAGCGACTCTGGAATAATCATGGCGAGCAAGAAGGATTTGGAGCTTGCTTCGGAGAAGGAAATAAAGATCGAAGCGGAGACAGCGATCTATCTGGTGTGCGGTGACAGCAGCATCGTCATGGACGGGGATACGGACATCCAGGGAACGGAAATCGTTCTGGAGGGGCTGCAGAAGTGCCCGGTATACGTCGAAGATCTGGAGCCGGAACCGGAGGCGCCTTTTGTATCCGAAGTAGAGCCGCCTGAGAAGAAGAAGAGCTTCTGGGAGAAAGCACTGGATGTGGTTCAGGTCGGTCTGGATGTCGCGGGGCTGATCCCGGGGCTAGGAGAGATCGCCGACCTCGTGAATGCAGGGATCTATCTGGCTCGCGGCGACTATGCGAATGCGGCATTGTCTGCAGCGGCGGCCATTCCATTTGCCGGATGGGCGGCGACTGGGGCGAAGTTCGTCAAGCGCGGCGTCGAAGCGTTCAAGACTGGGCAGAAGCTGATGAAGGGCGTAGACCGGGCGGTGGACGCCTTCCAGGCGGTGAAGAAGACGGCCAGCATGGCGCCGAACGCGATGAGGCAGGACCTCGGCAAGGTATGGACGTCAGCCCGGAAGCTGGGCAACAACCTGGGGCTGGGCGAACAGCTCGGGAAGATCAAAAATGCCATGCAGCGCTTGTCAGTCAGCCATCCAAGGCTCGCCCACGCCGTAAGCACATCGGCTAGCGTCAGCCAGCACGTCGCCATGCAATATACCCGCAGCTTGGCGATAGAAGCCGCTATGGAAGCAGGCGGCCGGATCGAATTCATCGGCGACTTCATCGAGCAGATCGGCGGAGACAAGATGCGTGCCGCGCTCACCTGGGTATCTATCGCTACGAACAAGGGGCGGGGGAAGGGCACTACTGGCCTTAACCGCAATCTTGGCTTTACCAGTGGGGGTAATGGTGGCTTTGGGAAGCGTGGGGGAAGTAATGGGGGGACGAACAATCTAATTGACGAAAGGGCAAAAAAGGCAGGACTTGATTTAACGCCTAAATCTAGTCCGTATACGCAATTAGGATCTAAAACAAAAAAGAAATTAGAAGATAAGGTAAACAACCGTACTATAACTAAAGAAGAATGGAAAAGGCTTGAATGGAATAAGCGGCTTGCGAGTCGAAGGGATGCAGGTGTTAAGGAATTTTGGCAACAAGAGAAGAGAAGGATTAAAATGGGGGAAGCGACAACCAGAAATTGGTCCCAGGAACAAAGAGAAGCAATATTAAGCAATAAAGTTCCTACTTTTGGAGGAAAGCCAATTACTGGACATCATGCCTACAGTGTTTCAAAGTATCCTCACCTTGCAAATAGAGGAGAGATTATTTATCCTGCTACAGTAAGGGAACATTTTACTCGTTGGCATGGGAATTCATATAGAAGAAGTCTACCCGGTAAACCCTATAATCCTTCATTCCCAGAGGAATTTTAA
- a CDS encoding DUF4280 domain-containing protein has protein sequence MEIVGAYSTNETAGEEQKSYVVAGAILSCSCGTQLNRLKTPLCHGVHLKEKAQMNVADYEPMVNIIPFGNCFSMLNPAVQNGEMDIEGLQKAPCVPVIAEKWAGGKEDVLIEGEPALLSDCTTFCIHGGLIQIEDDGQELDGTSVG, from the coding sequence ATGGAAATTGTCGGTGCATATTCCACCAATGAAACAGCAGGCGAAGAACAGAAAAGCTATGTCGTGGCCGGTGCAATCTTAAGCTGCAGCTGCGGAACGCAATTGAACCGGCTGAAGACACCGCTGTGTCATGGCGTGCATTTGAAGGAGAAGGCGCAAATGAATGTTGCGGATTATGAGCCTATGGTGAATATCATCCCTTTTGGCAACTGCTTCAGCATGCTGAATCCGGCGGTGCAGAACGGGGAGATGGATATCGAAGGTTTGCAAAAAGCGCCTTGCGTTCCCGTCATTGCAGAGAAATGGGCCGGGGGTAAAGAGGATGTTCTGATTGAAGGAGAGCCAGCGCTGCTCAGCGACTGCACGACCTTTTGCATCCACGGCGGACTTATTCAGATTGAGGACGACGGCCAGGAACTCGATGGAACGTCGGTGGGGTGA
- a CDS encoding serine protease has product MELDLFKLSVDERVHDPAVPVGVFAEITKEMLTEEGCHALHEVSLQFAIQDAERVQYPDYLEHPLPLLSTRLKLLVEKFCPRMKFFAVRLLDLRRKHSETYWLMIPPRVGCLSAESEFRPDGALRRLVVEGEQLNSWMLFQVAGIAETQILVHLALAESLLRRDFDGIRLTRVERTGTGSSEAAYGS; this is encoded by the coding sequence ATGGAGCTTGATTTGTTCAAGCTGAGCGTGGACGAGCGTGTGCATGACCCGGCTGTTCCTGTGGGTGTTTTTGCGGAGATCACCAAAGAAATGCTGACGGAGGAAGGCTGTCATGCGCTCCATGAAGTCAGCTTGCAATTTGCGATCCAGGACGCCGAGCGGGTGCAATACCCGGATTATTTGGAGCATCCGCTGCCCTTGTTATCGACCCGGCTGAAGCTATTAGTCGAGAAATTCTGTCCGCGGATGAAGTTCTTCGCGGTGCGTTTGCTGGATCTTCGGCGCAAGCATAGCGAGACCTATTGGCTGATGATCCCGCCGCGGGTTGGCTGTTTGTCTGCGGAGAGCGAGTTTCGGCCGGATGGGGCGCTTCGTCGTCTCGTGGTAGAGGGAGAACAGCTAAATTCATGGATGCTGTTCCAAGTGGCCGGTATTGCGGAGACACAGATTTTGGTTCATCTGGCGCTGGCGGAAAGCCTATTGCGCAGAGATTTTGACGGAATCCGGTTAACGCGCGTTGAGCGGACGGGGACTGGAAGCAGCGAAGCTGCTTACGGCAGTTGA
- a CDS encoding pentapeptide repeat-containing protein, whose protein sequence is MRNESALAHFRDEVIRPQRQIMLEQLEQTYQGWRPELIREFIASFRAWCRQLLELQAAGKKERIGYLTYSMLRTAMQNGKMTYLGEAQDENWFMDPQPVRCSYEAKWAYLPLEKWKEAVMSRRREYAGQISEMDVEMEMQHEAAYVHGYVVALIRQAMPEAVRLEEFIQLDKEAVVEIRVGEYLDHSEVVYKLDERNLDSAEVKEWLEAGKEAEYAYEVYRKLDLADGDYSALDFRYARFEDTRLKDSQLAECMLVGTRFERCMLAGANFSGSFLHEASFEYCGLQGADFRFVEGMSGTAGTEEWDIPGFIGVNFAGADLSEADFTSANLRGARFIGANLTGASFIGANVQGADFTNAVLTDADFTGANLDGALIDESIAGTSTQAARRALLAYFTEAEREVNLDGA, encoded by the coding sequence TTGAGGAATGAAAGTGCGCTGGCTCATTTTCGCGACGAGGTGATTCGTCCGCAGCGGCAGATCATGCTCGAGCAGCTGGAACAGACTTATCAAGGCTGGCGTCCGGAGCTGATCAGGGAGTTCATCGCTTCGTTTCGGGCCTGGTGCCGGCAGCTGCTGGAGCTTCAGGCTGCGGGGAAGAAGGAACGGATCGGCTATTTGACCTATTCGATGCTGCGGACGGCGATGCAAAACGGAAAGATGACGTATTTAGGGGAGGCGCAGGACGAGAACTGGTTTATGGATCCCCAGCCCGTCAGATGCAGCTATGAGGCCAAATGGGCTTACTTGCCGCTGGAGAAGTGGAAGGAAGCGGTCATGTCCAGACGGCGGGAATATGCGGGACAGATCAGCGAGATGGATGTGGAGATGGAAATGCAGCATGAAGCCGCCTATGTTCATGGCTATGTCGTTGCGTTAATTCGCCAGGCGATGCCTGAAGCTGTGCGGCTGGAGGAATTCATCCAGCTTGATAAGGAGGCGGTGGTTGAAATCCGCGTAGGCGAGTATTTGGATCACAGCGAGGTCGTCTATAAGCTGGACGAGCGGAATTTGGACAGCGCAGAGGTGAAGGAATGGCTTGAGGCGGGAAAAGAGGCCGAATACGCTTACGAGGTATACCGCAAGCTGGATTTGGCTGACGGGGATTACAGCGCATTGGATTTTCGCTACGCACGGTTCGAGGATACGCGGTTGAAGGACAGCCAGCTGGCGGAATGCATGCTGGTCGGCACGCGCTTTGAGAGATGCATGCTTGCAGGCGCGAACTTCTCAGGATCTTTCTTGCATGAAGCCAGCTTTGAGTATTGCGGCCTGCAAGGGGCGGATTTCAGATTCGTTGAAGGGATGAGCGGTACGGCAGGCACGGAGGAATGGGACATTCCCGGGTTCATTGGCGTGAATTTTGCCGGGGCGGATTTATCCGAGGCCGATTTCACGAGTGCGAATCTGCGCGGTGCCCGGTTTATCGGCGCGAATCTGACTGGTGCTAGCTTTATTGGAGCCAATGTTCAGGGTGCTGATTTTACGAATGCGGTATTAACGGACGCTGATTTTACCGGTGCCAACCTGGACGGAGCGCTCATCGATGAGAGCATTGCCGGTACCAGTACCCAGGCTGCGCGGCGAGCCTTGCTTGCTTATTTCACCGAAGCCGAGAGAGAGGTGAATCTCGATGGAGCTTGA
- a CDS encoding contractile injection system protein, VgrG/Pvc8 family → MTEAALTYDSLVVSPFELVNLLELTIAKKVNDHACLKFTGIVSEEVKDSYVLMCDARTTVKISQRNEQGTLSPLFCGIVRNIAVKAVRGVYHLEVEAVSHTFELDVKKRSRSFQNKNMTYPDLLNVVKAPYPGIDIIDEATGGGAIGRFTMQYLETDWQFLTRLASRLRTVLIPSVVFDEPKFFFGLPDGSIKGAIKESHYQITKRMDPYRHTTQNTSAKVQENDYIYYEVESERVFQLGDTVQFKGSLLYVIEAWTEMKQGQLTHRYTLSSREGLRPNPFYNDQIIGVSIQGQVIAVQKDTVKVHLAIDDVQQASDAHCFPYASVYTAEGNSGWYCMPEVGDHVRVYFPGNREEEGVASSSVRQNSDEGETNKLGNPDHKYFRTAAGKELMMTPEEVVITGKDGEIFIRLSESGGIEISSSKEIKLVAKEDILMNAEQNITISAKEKITLTSNETSTIEMDGRTVISGLELKTN, encoded by the coding sequence ATGACAGAGGCAGCTCTTACTTACGACAGTCTGGTCGTCAGCCCGTTTGAGCTGGTGAATTTGCTCGAGCTGACGATTGCGAAGAAAGTGAATGATCACGCTTGTTTGAAATTCACGGGCATTGTGTCTGAGGAGGTAAAGGACAGCTATGTGCTCATGTGCGATGCCAGAACCACCGTAAAGATCAGCCAGCGCAACGAGCAGGGCACACTGTCCCCGCTGTTCTGCGGCATCGTGCGGAACATTGCCGTGAAGGCCGTCCGGGGCGTATATCATTTGGAAGTCGAAGCGGTGTCGCATACCTTTGAGCTGGATGTGAAAAAAAGAAGCCGTTCCTTCCAGAATAAAAATATGACGTATCCCGACCTGCTGAATGTGGTCAAAGCGCCTTACCCGGGCATTGACATTATCGACGAGGCGACCGGAGGCGGGGCAATCGGGCGGTTCACGATGCAGTACCTGGAGACGGATTGGCAGTTCCTGACCCGGCTGGCCTCGCGGCTGCGCACCGTGCTGATTCCTTCGGTCGTCTTTGACGAGCCTAAATTCTTCTTCGGCTTGCCGGATGGCAGCATCAAAGGAGCGATTAAGGAGAGCCACTATCAAATCACGAAGCGGATGGACCCGTATCGCCATACGACGCAGAACACAAGCGCCAAGGTCCAGGAGAACGACTATATCTATTACGAAGTAGAGTCGGAGCGGGTGTTCCAGCTTGGGGATACTGTCCAGTTCAAAGGGTCCTTGCTGTATGTCATTGAGGCATGGACCGAAATGAAGCAAGGTCAGCTGACCCACCGCTATACTTTAAGCTCCCGGGAGGGGCTGCGGCCGAATCCTTTTTACAATGATCAAATTATCGGCGTCTCCATTCAGGGACAAGTCATTGCCGTACAGAAGGACACGGTCAAAGTTCACCTCGCCATCGACGATGTCCAGCAGGCCAGCGATGCGCATTGCTTTCCGTATGCCTCGGTATATACGGCCGAGGGGAACAGCGGCTGGTATTGCATGCCTGAGGTCGGCGACCATGTGCGCGTCTATTTTCCCGGCAACCGGGAGGAGGAGGGCGTGGCCAGCAGCTCGGTGCGGCAAAATTCCGACGAAGGCGAGACGAACAAGCTGGGCAACCCCGATCACAAATATTTCCGGACAGCCGCTGGCAAGGAGCTGATGATGACGCCGGAGGAAGTGGTCATTACAGGAAAGGACGGCGAGATATTTATCCGCCTGAGCGAGAGCGGCGGCATCGAAATATCCAGCAGCAAGGAAATCAAGCTGGTTGCGAAGGAGGACATTCTGATGAATGCCGAGCAGAATATTACGATTTCCGCCAAGGAGAAAATTACGCTGACGAGCAACGAGACGAGCACCATCGAAATGGACGGCCGCACGGTGATTTCGGGACTGGAGCTGAAGACGAACTAA